One genomic segment of Odocoileus virginianus isolate 20LAN1187 ecotype Illinois chromosome 17, Ovbor_1.2, whole genome shotgun sequence includes these proteins:
- the LOC110150343 gene encoding olfactory receptor 1P1-like yields MAGGNQSSVFEFLLWGLSERPEQQHGLFLLFLWMYLVTVAGNLLIILAIGTDTRLHTPMYFFLASLSCADILFTSTTVPKALVNIQTQDRSISYVECLTQLYFFLTFGDMDIFLLATMAYDRYVAICHPLHYAMVMSRRCCIILVTACWTLTSLVAMTHTFLIFRLSFCSKKIIPDFFCDLGPLMKVSCSDTQVNELVLLFLGGAVILIPFGLILVSYIRIVSAILRVPSAQGRYKAFSTCGSHLAVVALFFGTVIRAYLCPPSSSPNSVEEDTAAAVMYTVVTPLLNPFIYSLRNRDMKGALGRLLRGKVSSCGQ; encoded by the coding sequence ATGGCAGGAGGGAACCAGAGCAGCGTCTTTGAGTTCCTCCTCTGGGGTCTCTCTGAGCGGCCAGAGCAGCAGCACGGGCTCTTCCTGCTATTCTTGTGGATGTACTTGGTCACGGTGGCTGGGAACCTACTCATCATCCTGGCCATTGGCACTGACACGCGTCTTCAcacacccatgtacttcttcctcgcCAGCCTGTCCTGTGCAGACATCCTTTTCACCTCCACCACCGTCCCCAAGGCCCTGGTGAACATCCAGACCCAGGACAGGTCCATTTCTTATGTGGAGTGTCTGACTCAGCTCTACTTTTTCTTGACATTTGGGGATATGgacatatttctcctggctacaatggcctatgaccgctatgtggccatctgccaccctcTCCACTATGCCATGGTCATGAGCCGCCGGTGTTGCATCATCCTGGTTACTGCCTGCTGGACCCTTACGAGTCTTGTTGCCATGACACACACATTCCTCATATTCCGACTTTCCTTCTGCTCTAAGAAGATCATTCCCGACTTCTTCTGTGATCTGGGACCCCTGATGAAGGTGTCTTGCTCTGACACTCAGGTCAATGAGCTTGTGCTCCTCTTCTTGGGGGGAGCAGTCATTTTAATCCCCTTCGGGCTCATTCTGGTCTCTTATATCCGCATTGTTTCAGCCATCCTCAGGGTCCCCTCTGCCCAAGGAAGGTACAAGGCCTTCTCTACCTGTGGATCCCACCTTGCTGTTGTTGCCTTGTTCTTTGGGACTGTGATCAGGGCTTATCTGTGCCCCCCATCCTCTTCCCCCAATTCAGTAGAAGAGGATACGGCAGCTGCTGTCATGTACACGGTGGTGACTCCTCTGCTAAACCCCTTCATTTACAGCCTGCGGAACAGGGACATGAAGGGGGCCCTGGGGAGACTTCTCAGGGGCAAAGTCTCCTCCTGTGGTCAGTGA
- the LOC110124847 gene encoding olfactory receptor 1A1-like, whose product MREDNQSSTFNFILLGVSGQQEEEDVFFILFLFIYPITLIGNLLIILAIRFDARLHNPMYFLLANLSFVDIFFSSVTIPKALANHLLGNKAISFGGCLTQMCFMLALGNTDSYILAAMAYDRAVAITRPLHYTTIMSPRTCVLLVTGSWVVGNANAFPHTLLTASLSFCGNQEVANFYCDIASLLKLSCSDIHFNVKMMYLGAAVFSVPLLCIIISYVRVFSTVLRVPSTKGVFKAFSTCGSHLTVVSLYYGTVMGMYFRPLTSYSLKDAVITVMYIAVTPMLNPFIYSLRNQDMKAALGKLFSRRIFS is encoded by the coding sequence ATGAGAGAAGACAACCAATCCTCTACCTTCAATTTCATCCTCCTGGGAGTTAGCGGTCAGCAGGAAGAAGAAGATGTCTTCTTCATCCTCTTTCTGTTCATTTACCCCATCACATTGATtggaaacctgctcatcatcTTGGCCATTCGCTTTGATGCTCGCCTCCACAACCCCATGTACTTTCTCCTTGCCAACCTCTCCTtcgttgacattttcttctcctctgtAACCATCCCTAAGGCACTGGCCAACCACCTCCTGGGCAACAAAGCCATCTCCTTTGGAGGATGCCTAACACAGATGTGTTTCATGTTAGCTCTGGGTAACACAGATAGTTACATCCTGGCTGCTATGGCCTATGATCGAGCTGTGGCCATCACCCGTCCACTTCATTACACAACAATTATGAGCCCACGGACCTGTGTCCTGCTAGTCACTGGGTCTTGGGTGGTTGGAAATGCCAATGCCTTCCCGCACACTCTGCTCACAGCTAGCCTGTCCTTCTGTGGAAACCAGGAAGTGGCCAACTTCTACTGTGACATTGCCTCTTTGCTCAAGTTGTCCTGTTCTGACATCCACTTTAATGTGAAGATGATGTACCTGGGGGCTGCTGTTTTCTCTGTGCCATTACTATGCATCATCATCTCCTATGTTCGGGTCTTTTCCACAGTCTTACGTGTTCCCTCTACTAAAGGTGTGTtcaaagccttctccacctgtggtTCCCACCTCACAGTTGTTTCTCTGTATTATGGGACAGTCATGGGCATGTATTTCCGCCCTCTGACTAGTTACAGCCTAAAGGACGCTGTGATAACTGTGATGTACATTGCAGTGACCCCAATGTTAAACCCTTTCATCTATAGTCTGAGGAATCAGGACATGAAGGCTGCCCTGGGGAAACTATTCAGCAGGAGAATCTTCTCATAA